The following coding sequences lie in one Kamptonema formosum PCC 6407 genomic window:
- a CDS encoding L,D-transpeptidase, producing the protein MKNIISSIWLRRAVTLCACSALSISALCGASTPATANEAHNKIAYRIMQLQQSNQRWIEIDLSRQRLVAWEGNKAVYAVIVSTGKSSTPTRVGTFAIQTKYVTTRMTGDDYDLPNVPYTMYYDGGNAIHGADWHNLFGNPVTHGCTNVAVDHAKWLFEWADVGTPVVVHKS; encoded by the coding sequence ATGAAAAACATTATTAGCTCAATTTGGTTGCGTCGCGCTGTAACTTTGTGTGCTTGTAGTGCTTTGAGCATTTCCGCTTTGTGTGGCGCGTCAACTCCGGCAACGGCAAACGAGGCACACAACAAAATTGCTTATAGAATTATGCAGTTACAACAATCCAATCAACGATGGATTGAAATTGACTTATCCCGGCAGCGATTGGTAGCTTGGGAAGGTAATAAAGCAGTTTATGCAGTTATTGTTTCTACAGGTAAATCATCAACTCCTACCCGCGTTGGAACTTTTGCTATTCAAACTAAGTACGTAACTACCCGGATGACTGGGGATGACTATGATTTACCCAATGTTCCTTATACAATGTATTACGACGGTGGTAATGCAATTCACGGGGCTGATTGGCATAATTTGTTTGGCAATCCCGTGACTCACGGCTGCACAAATGTTGCAGTTGATCATGCTAAATGGCTATTTGAATGGGCTGATGTAGGCACGCCTGTGGTAGTACATAAATCTTAG
- a CDS encoding bifunctional 4-hydroxy-2-oxoglutarate aldolase/2-dehydro-3-deoxy-phosphogluconate aldolase — protein sequence MNDRYWLKLLQKHRAIAVIRSPKMELGALMAKAIAKGGIQLIEITWNSDRAPELISQLRSELPEFTIGTGTLLNLEQLERAVECGAQFLFTPHTDLAMIEAAVNAGIPIIPGAFSPTEIVSAWQAGASCVKVFPISATGGASYIKSLQGPLGNIPLIPTGGVTLENAKIFIEAGAIAVGLAGDLFPQQLVETGDWDAIAQLARNLVKNLT from the coding sequence ATGAACGATCGATATTGGTTAAAACTACTGCAAAAACACCGCGCGATCGCGGTCATACGTTCCCCAAAAATGGAACTGGGAGCGCTGATGGCTAAAGCTATAGCAAAGGGAGGAATTCAGTTAATTGAAATTACCTGGAACAGCGATCGCGCACCTGAGCTAATTTCCCAATTGCGCTCGGAATTGCCAGAGTTTACAATTGGTACTGGTACGCTCTTAAACTTAGAGCAGCTAGAGCGAGCTGTTGAGTGTGGCGCTCAATTTCTCTTTACTCCCCACACCGATTTAGCTATGATTGAAGCCGCAGTTAATGCAGGTATACCAATAATTCCTGGTGCTTTCTCGCCTACGGAAATAGTTAGCGCCTGGCAAGCTGGCGCTAGCTGTGTTAAGGTTTTTCCCATCTCAGCAACAGGAGGTGCTAGCTACATTAAAAGTTTGCAAGGGCCACTGGGTAATATTCCCCTAATTCCTACTGGAGGTGTTACTCTGGAAAATGCTAAAATATTTATCGAAGCAGGCGCGATCGCGGTGGGTTTGGCAGGGGATTTGTTTCCTCAACAGCTAGTAGAAACTGGAGATTGGGACGCGATCGCACAGTTGGCTCGTAATCTTGTAAAGAATTTAACCTGA